The proteins below come from a single Terriglobales bacterium genomic window:
- the fusA gene encoding elongation factor G, producing MKVYEGANIRNLAVVGHGHAGKTSLVSALLFTAGATQRLGRVDEGTTVTDHDEEEIARAMTFSSGVAYAEWGKTKVNLIDTPGFSMFVHEAKTCMVAVEAALVLVDGVAGVEVVTDRVWGFAEELELPRVIVASRMDRERADASRTLESLTSSFGRAVVPVQLPIGQEKSFIGVVDLVRMKAYTYELGGNGKGKEGEIPAAMAEAAKAGHEKLVELIAEGNDALMEEFFDKGTIPEEHLIPGLREAVAQRRIFPVLYASGLGNMGSDRILDFAADFLPAATDRPPVQSAPGENGEPATRRVADSEPLSLYVFKTVSDAFAGRISYLKIFSGVLKNEAVAQNFTKNASEKLSHISVMQGKTATPIPELHAGDIGAVAKLKETLTGDTLGDKAHPIQYPPVALAEPAITFAIEPKTRADEDKLSNGIHKLMEEDMMVRFFRDPQTKEFLIAGTGQQHIEVICSKLKKRYHTEVILKAPKVPYRETIRGKADVQGRHKKQTGGHGQFGDCKIRMEPLPRGGNFEFVNDIFGGSIPRNFIPAVEKGVVEAAARGHLAGFPVVDFRVTLYDGSYHDVDSNELSFKTAGRIAFRKAMDLAKPTLLEPVMHVEITAPEEFAGSIMGDLNSRRGRIQGMDNKTGKTIVKAEVPMAEMLTYGVDLTAMTQGRGTFSMEMAHYDIVPAHLQEKIVAAAKAARGEAPAEEE from the coding sequence GTGAAGGTCTACGAAGGCGCCAACATCCGGAATCTGGCGGTGGTCGGGCACGGACACGCCGGCAAGACCTCGCTGGTCTCCGCGCTGCTCTTCACCGCCGGAGCCACGCAGCGGCTGGGCCGCGTGGATGAAGGCACCACCGTCACCGACCACGACGAAGAAGAGATTGCGCGCGCCATGACCTTCTCCAGCGGCGTGGCCTATGCCGAGTGGGGCAAGACCAAGGTCAACCTCATCGATACTCCCGGCTTCAGCATGTTCGTGCACGAGGCCAAGACCTGCATGGTGGCGGTCGAAGCCGCGCTGGTGCTGGTGGATGGCGTCGCCGGCGTGGAGGTGGTGACCGACCGCGTCTGGGGTTTCGCCGAGGAACTCGAGCTGCCACGCGTCATCGTCGCCAGCCGCATGGACCGCGAGCGCGCCGACGCCAGTCGCACGCTGGAGTCGCTGACTTCGTCCTTTGGACGTGCTGTGGTCCCCGTGCAGCTCCCCATCGGCCAGGAGAAGAGTTTCATCGGCGTGGTGGACCTGGTGCGCATGAAGGCCTACACCTACGAGCTGGGCGGCAACGGCAAGGGCAAGGAGGGCGAGATTCCCGCCGCCATGGCCGAGGCCGCCAAGGCCGGGCACGAAAAACTGGTGGAGTTGATCGCTGAAGGCAACGACGCCCTCATGGAAGAGTTCTTCGACAAGGGCACCATCCCCGAAGAGCATCTCATCCCGGGACTGCGGGAAGCGGTGGCCCAGCGTCGCATCTTCCCTGTGCTCTACGCCTCCGGGCTGGGCAACATGGGGAGCGACCGCATCCTCGATTTCGCCGCGGACTTCCTGCCCGCAGCCACCGACCGCCCTCCCGTGCAGTCGGCGCCGGGGGAGAACGGCGAGCCCGCCACGCGCAGAGTGGCCGACTCCGAGCCGCTCTCCCTCTACGTCTTCAAGACCGTTTCTGACGCCTTTGCCGGCCGCATCTCCTACCTCAAGATTTTCTCCGGAGTGCTGAAGAACGAAGCCGTGGCGCAGAACTTCACCAAGAACGCTTCGGAGAAGCTCTCCCACATCTCAGTGATGCAGGGCAAGACGGCCACCCCGATTCCCGAGCTGCATGCCGGCGACATCGGAGCCGTCGCCAAGCTGAAGGAGACGCTCACCGGTGACACCCTGGGCGACAAGGCCCATCCCATCCAGTATCCGCCGGTCGCGCTCGCCGAACCCGCCATCACCTTCGCCATCGAGCCCAAGACGCGCGCCGACGAGGACAAGCTCTCCAACGGCATCCACAAGCTAATGGAAGAGGACATGATGGTGCGCTTCTTCCGCGATCCCCAGACCAAGGAGTTCCTCATCGCGGGCACCGGCCAGCAGCACATCGAGGTCATCTGCTCCAAGCTCAAGAAGCGTTACCACACCGAAGTCATCCTGAAGGCGCCCAAGGTGCCTTACCGGGAGACCATCCGCGGCAAGGCCGACGTGCAGGGCCGCCACAAGAAGCAGACCGGCGGGCACGGCCAGTTTGGCGACTGCAAGATCCGCATGGAGCCGCTGCCCCGTGGCGGCAACTTCGAATTCGTCAACGACATCTTCGGCGGCTCCATCCCCAGGAACTTCATCCCCGCAGTGGAGAAGGGCGTCGTGGAAGCGGCGGCGCGCGGGCATCTCGCCGGCTTCCCGGTGGTGGACTTCCGCGTCACGCTCTATGACGGCTCCTACCACGACGTGGATTCGAACGAACTCTCCTTCAAGACCGCCGGCCGCATCGCCTTCCGCAAGGCCATGGACCTGGCCAAGCCCACCCTGCTCGAGCCCGTCATGCACGTGGAGATCACCGCGCCCGAGGAGTTCGCCGGCAGCATCATGGGCGACCTCAACTCGCGCCGCGGCCGCATCCAGGGCATGGACAACAAGACCGGCAAGACCATCGTCAAGGCCGAGGTGCCCATGGCCGAGATGCTCACCTACGGCGTCGACCTCACCGCCATGACCCAGGGCCGCGGTACCTTCAGCATGGAGATGGCACACTACGACATCGTCCCCGCGCACCTGCAGGAGAAGATCGTGGCCGCCGCCAAGGCCGCGCGCGGCGAAGCCCCGGCGGAAGAAGAGTAG
- a CDS encoding thioredoxin domain-containing protein, with protein MISHKSSFLLLLFLLGTALTAQVASQRALRPPPGASVALVVFEDLECPDCKRAAPLLEEAARAYKIPLVRHDFPLPKHNWSFDAAVLARFFDTKSKKTGDEFRAYIFQNQEQITRETLRPYAERFASDRKVDLPFAVDPRGELAKKVKADYALGQAINIQHTPTIYVVSNKESGTPFVEVVDRTNLYAMIDKMKREAVPVSASATKSTKKSATPQ; from the coding sequence ATGATTTCCCACAAATCGAGTTTTCTGTTGCTTCTATTCCTGCTGGGGACGGCGCTCACGGCGCAGGTGGCGAGCCAGCGCGCGCTGCGTCCGCCGCCCGGCGCTTCGGTCGCGCTGGTGGTCTTCGAAGACCTGGAGTGCCCGGACTGCAAGCGCGCCGCGCCGCTGTTGGAAGAGGCCGCCCGCGCCTACAAGATCCCCCTGGTGCGCCACGACTTCCCCCTGCCCAAGCACAACTGGTCGTTCGACGCCGCCGTGCTGGCGCGCTTTTTCGACACCAAGTCCAAGAAGACCGGGGACGAATTCCGCGCCTACATCTTCCAGAACCAGGAGCAGATCACGCGCGAGACCCTGCGGCCGTACGCCGAGCGGTTCGCCTCCGACCGCAAGGTGGACCTGCCCTTCGCCGTCGATCCCCGGGGCGAGCTGGCCAAGAAGGTGAAGGCGGACTACGCGCTGGGCCAGGCCATCAACATCCAGCACACCCCGACCATCTACGTGGTGAGCAACAAGGAGAGCGGCACGCCGTTCGTGGAAGTGGTGGACCGCACCAACCTCTACGCCATGATCGACAAGATGAAGCGCGAGGCGGTCCCGGTCTCGGCCAGCGCTACCAAGAGCACCAAGAAGTCGGCCACGCCCCAGTAA
- the dps gene encoding DNA protection during starvation protein: MGKVAREVVVKAGVNVDELLKKLVRAASAEFTTYYYYTILRVNAIGFDGEGLKEIIEDARIEDRNHFEALTPRIYELGGKLTRDIKDFCAEAACPDAYLAKNPKDMKQMLKILVGAERCAIRVYTEICQMTQGKDHRTYDLALAILHEEIEHEAWFSEYLGEGPSGHFRRGTPGESPYTSRFLTVPKK; this comes from the coding sequence ATGGGAAAGGTAGCACGGGAAGTTGTGGTCAAGGCCGGCGTCAACGTGGACGAGCTGCTGAAGAAGCTGGTGCGCGCGGCCTCGGCTGAATTCACGACGTATTACTACTACACCATCCTGCGGGTGAACGCGATCGGCTTCGATGGCGAAGGATTGAAGGAGATCATCGAGGACGCGCGCATCGAAGACCGCAACCACTTCGAGGCGCTGACCCCGCGCATCTACGAGCTGGGCGGCAAGCTGACGCGCGACATCAAGGACTTCTGCGCCGAGGCGGCCTGTCCGGATGCCTACCTGGCCAAGAATCCCAAGGACATGAAGCAGATGCTGAAGATCCTGGTGGGCGCCGAGCGCTGCGCCATCCGGGTGTACACCGAGATCTGCCAGATGACCCAGGGCAAGGACCACCGCACCTACGATCTGGCGCTGGCCATCCTGCACGAAGAGATCGAGCACGAGGCGTGGTTCAGCGAGTACCTGGGCGAAGGGCCGAGCGGACACTTCCGCCGCGGCACGCCGGGCGAGTCTCCCTACACCTCAAGGTTCCTGACGGTGCCCAAGAAGTAG
- the ruvB gene encoding Holliday junction branch migration DNA helicase RuvB, producing the protein MVSAQPVDDDASFELKLRPRLLREFIGQSKVKENLSVAIEAARSRGEALDHVLLYGPPGLGKTTLASVIANELGVEFQQTSGPVLQIKGDLTAILTNVKEKQVLFFDEVHRLQPALEELLYSALEDYRLDIMIGQGPSARTHTLEMPPFTFVGATTRAGLLSGPLRSRFGIVLRLEFYDTADLVVIVRRSAEILGIAIDEAGAAELAARARGTPRIANRLLRRVRDFAQVRGAGKIDLATAQAALEMLEVDKHGFDEIDRRLLLTIIEKYQGGPVGVSTLAAALAEEAEAIEEIYEPFLIQIGFLNRTPRGRVATRLAYDHFGITPNRKQSALF; encoded by the coding sequence ATGGTCTCGGCCCAGCCGGTTGATGACGACGCGTCCTTTGAACTAAAACTGCGGCCCAGGCTCCTGCGCGAGTTCATCGGGCAGAGCAAGGTCAAGGAAAACCTCTCGGTCGCCATCGAAGCGGCCCGCTCGCGCGGCGAAGCGCTGGACCACGTCCTGCTCTACGGCCCGCCCGGCCTGGGAAAGACGACACTGGCCTCCGTCATCGCCAACGAGCTGGGCGTCGAGTTCCAGCAGACCTCGGGGCCGGTGCTGCAGATCAAGGGCGATCTCACCGCCATCCTCACCAACGTCAAAGAGAAGCAGGTGCTGTTCTTCGACGAAGTCCACCGTCTGCAGCCCGCGCTGGAAGAGCTCCTCTACTCGGCGCTCGAGGACTACCGCCTGGACATCATGATCGGCCAGGGACCGTCGGCGCGGACGCATACGCTGGAGATGCCGCCCTTCACCTTCGTAGGCGCGACCACGCGCGCCGGACTGCTCTCTGGGCCGCTGCGCTCGCGCTTCGGCATCGTGCTGCGCCTCGAGTTCTACGACACCGCTGACCTGGTGGTGATCGTGCGCCGCTCGGCGGAGATCTTGGGCATCGCCATCGACGAAGCCGGCGCCGCCGAACTCGCCGCCCGCGCGCGCGGCACGCCGCGCATCGCCAACCGCCTGCTGCGCCGCGTCCGCGACTTCGCCCAGGTGCGTGGCGCAGGGAAGATCGACCTGGCCACCGCCCAGGCTGCGCTTGAGATGCTGGAAGTGGACAAGCACGGCTTCGACGAGATTGACCGCCGCCTGCTCTTGACCATCATCGAGAAGTACCAGGGCGGCCCTGTCGGCGTGAGCACCCTGGCAGCGGCGCTGGCCGAAGAGGCCGAGGCCATCGAGGAGATTTACGAGCCCTTCCTCATCCAGATCGGCTTCCTGAACCGCACCCCGCGCGGCCGCGTCGCCACCCGCCTGGCCTACGACCATTTTGGTATCACTCCCAACCGCAAGCAGAGCGCGTTGTTCTAG
- a CDS encoding Rieske 2Fe-2S domain-containing protein, which yields MPKTRKPGIRWVRVARVSDVPRGQVRGVEAEGRKLALVNRDGEWFALDAVCPHQGGPLDEGSLWQGAVECPWHHYRFDPATGKNLYPADVYPEDMPQLQADVQPVETFPVDVRGEEVFVGLPG from the coding sequence ATGCCAAAGACACGGAAGCCCGGCATTCGCTGGGTGCGAGTGGCGCGGGTGAGTGACGTCCCGCGGGGCCAGGTCCGCGGCGTGGAGGCGGAGGGCCGCAAGCTCGCTCTGGTGAACCGCGACGGCGAGTGGTTCGCGCTGGATGCCGTCTGTCCGCACCAGGGTGGCCCGCTCGACGAGGGCAGCCTGTGGCAGGGCGCGGTGGAGTGTCCCTGGCACCACTATCGCTTCGACCCCGCCACCGGCAAGAACCTCTACCCCGCTGACGTCTATCCCGAAGACATGCCGCAACTCCAAGCCGACGTGCAGCCGGTCGAGACCTTTCCCGTGGACGTAAGAGGAGAAGAGGTGTTCGTGGGCCTGCCGGGGTA
- a CDS encoding redoxin domain-containing protein: MAILAVGQVAPDFELPAVTGTEKHKFKLSDFRGKKHVVVAFYALNWTPTUSAQMPAYNTDLDKFAGFNAQVVGVSVDSVFSHIAWQKHDIGPLRYPLCSDFYPHGETAKKYGVFREGDPIPGINQRAVFIVNKAGKIAFSKLYELGEQPPNEDCLAVLRKL; the protein is encoded by the coding sequence ATGGCGATCCTCGCAGTCGGCCAGGTGGCTCCGGATTTCGAGTTGCCGGCCGTGACCGGGACGGAGAAGCACAAGTTCAAGCTCTCCGATTTCCGCGGCAAAAAGCACGTGGTGGTGGCCTTCTACGCTCTCAACTGGACCCCCACCTGAAGCGCGCAAATGCCGGCGTACAACACGGACCTCGACAAGTTCGCCGGCTTCAACGCCCAGGTCGTGGGCGTGAGCGTGGATTCGGTCTTCAGCCACATCGCCTGGCAGAAGCATGATATCGGTCCGCTGCGCTACCCGTTGTGCAGCGACTTCTATCCCCACGGCGAGACGGCGAAGAAATACGGCGTCTTCCGCGAGGGCGACCCCATCCCCGGCATCAACCAGCGCGCTGTCTTCATCGTGAACAAAGCCGGCAAGATCGCCTTCAGCAAGCTGTACGAGCTGGGCGAGCAACCGCCCAATGAGGACTGTCTCGCAGTCCTGCGCAAACTGTAG